The following is a genomic window from Mustela erminea isolate mMusErm1 chromosome 2, mMusErm1.Pri, whole genome shotgun sequence.
TCAGATGACCCCTTGTGGTAAAGGGAGGTGAGGCTGTGTTGGGAGTGCTAGAAAGCTAGGATCATCTCTGCCTACAGcagatttttcttctgttcctggCTAAATTCAGAGCTCCCCTTGTATAGATGTCATAGGGACTGAACCTCCTGACAGCCCAAGCTCTTTTTCCAGTACATAATCCCAATGATGAGATTGCCAGTCTCCCAATTTCATAGTCCCACACTCTAGCCTCCTCTATAGGGAAGAAGGAGCGCCTTTGGTATCTCCCTCTGTGGGTTTtgttctcatctgcaaaaggAAGGTCTTCATGCTTAGACCATCCTTCTTCCCAGGATGGCTCTTTGTATCTGTCAGGGTTCAGGTTGGAAGACCGAATCCACCCAATTGCTTTAAAGTATAAATGGATTTTAATACATGAGAAGAGCTGCTGCTTGGTACTGAAAAGGCTAAAGGAGCAGGTCTTCAGGAATAACTCTAGACAGCTCAGCCTTGACCTACCATAAGAGCTGTTACCTCTGCCCCAAGCAGAAGGGTAGGAGGTGGAAGCCACCATCTGCACTGATCTCTTTGGGTTCAAGGAAACACTAGCAAGCCCCTCGTCAGGGAGGAGGGGCCTCTGCCATGACACCAGCCTTGTCTGCCAACACTGACACTGACAGCCCCTGAAACTGGCCTCTGAGTGTCTCACTGAGGGGAACTTCTTAGTTCATGTTCAGAATCCCTGCCACGAGGGAGTTGGGCTGAAGGGAGCTTCTGGATTCTGCAGGGCAGGCTGGTATGCCCTCCCATGTGGGCATCTGCCAAGGAGGGGTGGGCAGCAAGCCTTGGAGCGGCAGTCAGGAGCACTTACCTGAAGTGGATGGCCTGTGATGAGCAAGAGGGAAAGGGGGTGCTCCCAGTGCTGGCATAGGCAGGTTTATGAGCACAGAGGGGGTTGACGAAGTGGGGCGGGAAACTATTGTAGCAAAAATAGTCCTGATGTAAGTTCCAAGTCATGAGATATGGCCTGGTCAAGTTCTCTGTAACTTTTTCATAGGCCCAGAGAACACGGAATCAGATTGATCTTGGTCCTTGGTGTGCCATTCACCAGTCGCTGCACATCCTACTTTGTTTAATTGTTCCCAGTAATAAGCACTGAAAACCCTCTTCACAGTAAGGCTCCGCCCTTGGCATAGCCTACATGACATACAGGATTCTTGTCATTGGCCCCGCCAGACCAGGAGAGTGTATGGAGCCAGTCCTGGGCTCCGTGTCCCCAGGGCCCTGTGACGGTTGTTGGCTTACTTAGTCCTTGCAGCAGTATGCTGAGCTGTGGGCACTGGTGCCTCTTTTCTCCAGAAGAGGAAGTTGGCAACTCCCAGAGGGTAAGTAACCTCCCTAGATCACGAGGCCAGCCACTCCCAGACTCACTCAGTGCCAGGTGGACACTGCAGTGTGTTAGCTGCCGGGAGGCAGAGGTGCCTGGGATGGGCCTCACTGGAGAGGAGAGGTGTACAGATGTCTCATTGGTGCTACCTGGGCAGGTCCTCTCCCTGTACCTTTCCTGCCCTGCGGGAGGGTTTTACGGGGCCCCTGAGGAGTTTGCATTTGAGAcaggaaatgttttaattttaccatttaagataagttttttaaaaatacagggtaTATTATGTCATACTGattgtgtctttctcttttttctcctttttaaaagattgttgaCGGTGAGtggtttcctctctctttcattgGGTTTGCATACAGAatggcagtgggtggggggcacAGAGCTGAAGTCCTTGCCAGGCCTGTGACAGTGCCAGGCGGGAAGACGTCTATAGTCAGTGCTCTGTGGTTGCTGAGGAGACCGCATACTCACTGCGGAGCTATGGTCCCACTGGGTTTTGAAGAAAGCTCGCCACCTTAGACTTTAGGTGGCCTCCCACTCAGATACCTGCTCATGGCAGGAATGGGGCttctgggaagagagaagagtggCCTTTACGGAGCTGGGCAGGACCTACCTGGCATGGCTGGGTGTGGTGGCTGTGCCGGCTGTGCCTCTTGGACCTGGGATTGGCCTTTCCCAGGCAGGAAGGGGTGGTgaggagacagggctggggaTCCTGCTCTGAACATGGACTCACACCTTAGAAAGGAGGCGGCCAAGGCGGAATGCGAGGCGGCCACGCCAGGAGCACGCTGACAGCTGTGTGGTGAGCAGTGATGATGAGGAGCTCTCCAGAGACAGAGACGTGTATGTGACCACCCATACTCCCCGAAATACCAGAGAGGAGGCAGCCACGGGACTCAGGTATCACATTCCCGCTGCCCTGCTGCCTCACCACATACCTTTGGTCACGTGGGACCCCTTGCATCCCTTGTCCCCTGGAGTTGGGATCCTctactccccaccctgcccccacttgCATTTCTCAGGTGTAGGGTAATAGGAATACCAGACCTTGCACAACTTCTGGGAGCCCATAGCTCGAGAAGGTCTTGTCTAATCAGCTGCACCACAGCTGAGTGCAGGTGGGTCTGGATTTAGAGCCAGATCAGCCAATCCCAGTGGGACAAGACCGTGTGTGGCACTGGCAGGGTGGTATGACTAGCCATGGGCTGGTGGCACACTCCACCACCTGCTGTTTAGAGCCGACCCAGTGGCTCTCTGTGATCTGCAGCAGGAATGCTCAGAGGTGCTAGGCAGAGCTCCTGCCCCAGACAAGGGAGGCAGATTGCACAGGCTGGGGGCTCGGGAGGATAGGGCCCCTCTGGGTGTCTGCTCCTTAGTTCCCCTTTCACCTCCCTGCTGCATTCCCTTGGGGCAGCTGGCCTTTCTATAAGTCTCCAGGTGCCTGTGCTAAGGGATACGGGCTGCTTCTGTGAAGCCACTTAGGGTAACTGAATGTTTAAGTTTGCCAAGGAACTGACATGAAGCACTGTGATTTTAGGCCCTCTGGTACTGTCAGTTGTCCGATCTGCATGGACGGGTACTCTGAGGTAAGCTAACTTAGCTGTGTCTTCCTTGCTTCTGGTTTCCACATGGCTTTAGTGAAAGGGTCTTCAGAGAGAGGGTCTTCTCTTTCGATGGAATTTGACCCCTCTCTTCCACAGTCAGGCCTGGCTGGCCTGTGCCTGTCACACATCTCTGTGCTAGCTTCTTCTTCTTGGGCCGTGCAGCCTTCACCTGTAGCCCCTGTGTTTCTTGAGCTTCCACGTGAAGGGTGTCCATCCCATGTGTTCCCATCCCAGCCTCAGCAGAAGCAACTAGTGCTTCCTGTGGCCCCCTGGAGCCATCGAGCACTGCCCGCCGTGTGCTCCCATGGCAGCCCCCAGACTCCATTGGCCTGTGGTTCAGGCGTCTGGGGTCCCTCCAATACTCTTTGGCTGTTGCTACCAGGAGAGtggctcctgcctctgctctcggCTTCAGACACCCCACTCATACTTGTCTGACACTACAGAGCAGGTAGGGATCTTCAGTTCTCCAGACCTGCCCGGTCCTTCCTCCCCTTATCTCAGCAGAAGTGAGGTTCTCTGGGGACTGCTGCTGCACGGGAACCAGAGCAGACATGAAGGCTgttccttcttctgttttctagATTGTGCAGAATGGACGTCTCATTGTTTCTACAGAATGTGGCCACGTCTTTTGTAGCCAGTGCCTCCGTGACTCCCTCAAGAATGCTAACACTTGCCCAACTTGCAGGAAAAAGATCAACCACAAACGATACCACcccatatatatatgaattgtgGAGAGCTGCTCAGGAGAGGTGGATGAACAGACAGCCAGCCTGGCTGGGTTCTCCACACAGCCATTCATGGGTTCTCTGCCTCAATTTCCTGAGCTCGAAAAGACTATTTCAAAATCAACATCTGATATGTAAACTGCTCTTTCGTTTCCAGCCCCCACTTAGGCCCTTTTGGTACCTCCTTAgggccttcctctctgctcctctgggtgGTCTGGTtccagggcaggagagagggagttAGACACATTGGAACTGAGAATCGTGGCTCTAGCATCTTTCTGGAACCTGCATGTTTGCCAAGAAATTTTTCCCCATTTGGAAAGTTGGCCCCAGCTTCCTCCTGGCAATGTCGTCAAGGGACTGGCCCTGGTCAGAGAGCACGCGGGTCTGCGCAGCTTCTCCTGGCAAGTGACATCGACTCAGGCGTCTGTCTGCCACAGTGAGCAAGCCACACGAGGTCCATCCGGCCCGAGGATCCCAGGTGTGAGCACAGCCCTGGAAAGACCCACCACTGGAGTCACCTCAAGAGTCAAAGGTCACCCGTGATCCCACCTGCACGTTAGCATTGATGTGCGGGGACTTCTACAGATCAAGAGAATCTCTACAGGGCAATTCCCAGGTTCCTAAGAACGAAATGTGCAATAAAGCCTGTTCTTGGCCTACTTTTCAGCAGCCCAGGAGATGTAGCACTCCTAGTGTCCCCTCAGAGGCCTCACGTTGCCTGTGGAGCAGTGCCTGTCACACCCCATCCTATTTCCCACCTGTTCTCAGGAACTTAACCCATGTCCCAGTTTTCACCTGGCACAGGCCCTGCAAGCAGGGCAGACATGTGGTCGggtgtcctctctcttttctgataAGATGTGTCCTTTTTGCCACATGCCCTTGGGTCCTCAGTTCCCACTGCCTAATGTCTACTCAAGCATCAGTACTGGAAGGTGATGGCAGTCCTTGGGGCCTTACCAGCCACCCATGTCCATGCTGGTGTCCAAGTCATGGCTGCCCAGAGTTGCAGCGAGTGTGGCCCACCTGCCATCAGCTGGGCTCTTTGGCTTTCACCCACATCCCCACACAGTTGACATTCACTTTAGAAGCTGCTCCTCTGGCCTTCCAGTCTCTGATTCTTTGGGCTTTTGACTGCTCCATAGATTGGGTTGGCCAAGTATGGTGGCCTCTCCTCCCCAAGGCAGCCAGATAAGACGCTCTGCTTAAGTCTCTGGGTTTGAGCCTCTTGGTCCTTGAGGAGGCTGTGGGGTGGCCTGAGCTGCCCCTCACAGCCCAGGGTCTGGGGCAGCTCATGGGGGAGAGACCTTGCCGTGTCAGCCTGCCTCTGTCTCCACATCCCACTTTCTCAGAGGGTTTTAGGCCAAACCAGCAGCCTCTTCGTGTGCGACATCTTCAAGGCAGGAACGGGGGCCTCCTCTGGCTTTGCTAGCAATAACTGACCTTCAGTTCCCCCTTCTGAAGGAGCAGGGACTTGGCACAGAATTCACTTTAAACGGGGCTGAAGGAGTGTCCCTCCTCTATgtgaaaagaaatttgttttagtCTTCACTCTGACTTTTTCACTGTTTGGCTCACTTCCAGTTAATTTGGATGAAAGTAATTTTCTCCGTGGAGTCGAGGAGGGCAGGACGTCTCTTGTTGGCACGATGCTGGGTATGTCTGCCCTCTGTTTGGACATCATTACCATTAAGTTCCTTCTGGGCTTCGTGGAAACTCTTTTGTTGTGTTCCAGCAGTACCCAGACTTCAGAAATCAAGACAGCTGTGCAGCCAGAATCTTTAAGTTTTGTGCTTAAGGACAGATGGTTGATCGTAAAGGTTGTATTCCTTCCTACTAAATTAAATTGGGGAAAAAAGGTTTAGTTTCTACTATTTAGAAACTGCAAAATAGGAAAAGAtcggtaagaaaaaaaaatcattttcttttcttcattgtacATAGTTCAAATCTTTCTTTGTTACATTTAAACTATATCCATGTACATCAGTCTGTTTGGGACTCCTGCTAGTGTTACAGGTGGAAATAAAACCATTAATTTGAACCAGATTTCTTTCATATGTTCATTTGCTCTCTGGGCTGGATCTTCTCCCCCTTTGCCCTAGGTGTGTGCTTCCTGTCTGCCTCCAGTTTAGCACATTTTATCAGTGTGTGCAGGAAAGTTAGCTTGTCTGGCTACTGATCCAAAAACCAGGCAAGAGGTCATTCTTGGAGTGGAACTACAAGTCCAGCCCCTGGAATCCTTCAGCAGAATCTTCACCTCAGCCCTAAGAAGCAAGGCTGGCCGTGAGGCTGTCTGCAGCACCGTCTCAGGAGAGGAGCCCTGAGCAGCGGGGACTCAGATGGAGCTGGGATTCTGACAGTGCGGTGCACCTATCTCAGCTACCCAGACCACGGTCGCTGTCCactctggggtgggggctggggggatgtGGTATGTTGGTCAGTGACCTAGGTGATCAGTGccaggaaagctggaaagagagAGTGGGCTTGGGATTCCCAGGCAGTTGATACTGGCAGAGCTAGCCTCCGCCTTTCTCTGGGTCGCTCGAGTGGCCCCAGAGATAGAAAAGGTCAATGAGCTGGCCACCTAGAGCTCCCAGAGGCTCTACTTTCAGTTGAAGTCAAAGCAGATCAGAGGGAAATGCAGTTAATTCAAACACTCCCTGCACATAGGCCATGCGCCAGTATTGTACTTGGCTCTGGTGGGTATTGAGAAACCCATGTATATCGCTGCCCTCCTGGAGTGTACATTCCTTGGAGGagactgtcccccacccccaagccacTGAAAAGTCAGAATGCAAACAGGTCAGTTACTTGAGTCCTGGGAGAGCGAGAGAGGATGGTGAGCTGCAGTGTTTAAGGTCTGAAAGTACTCTAGGGAAAGGTGAGGTGATTTACATTATGTTCCTTGACTTTTTCCCCCCAGTGTACAACCATCTTGCATTTCTTGCATAGATCACCTTGTTCATGTTTTCCttctatatattatttcctttgttttgccaTTTGGGGGTTTGTTTGAAATCCCGTTTATGCATAGTTACAATGGCCTGTTATTTTCTTAGAGTCTTTGCCAGTGTTTGGTTTCATTTAGGCTAGTTCCCTACAACGACACTAGCTATAGTGTCTATATCCTGATTTTGGATTATTCCCTGACTGAAATGGAACTCACAAATAAGATCTCTGAACTGTTGCTTTTGTtgaggaaagattttaaaatactgatttgatttttttcagagtttgAGAATTAGTCacatttttgtcagttttgttaaGTTGCCAATTTCTGGGAATTCATAGATTTCATCTCTACAAGTttttggcataaagttgttcataatctCTTAGAAGCTAATTAATCTCTAACATCTTTTTATCAATATTTATGCTTTCCCTTTTAAATTGGAGATTTGTCAGCTTTATGTCCTGTATGTATTAATTCCAGTATCCAGATCCTTTGTGGGTCTAATTCTGAAGTCTTATTCTTGCCAGGTCTCTCTAACGACTTCTTCCTGTGTGAGTTTTGTGAGCAGCTTTCTCCCTTAATTTGAGCCCATGTAACTTGGTACATGATCTGATAATTCTCATTATCAGAAGGTGGTTCCTCCAGGAAATATTTGCCTTTGCTTTTAGGAGGCATTTGAGGTTGTTACTGACATAAGGCCATTGTATTTATCATTTATGCCATGAAACATAGCACACAAAAAAGCACACTTCACTGAATTACCCAAAAGAATAGCTCAGtgctcctgggtgggtcagttggttaagcatttggctttggctcaggtcatgatctcagggtcctaggatcgagccccacatcaggctacctgctcagcggggggcctatatctccctctgcctgctcctcccctggcttgtgcatgCTCTCACGCACACTCtgacaaaatactaaaaagaaaaaaaaaaagtatagctcAGTGAATTACCATAAGTCAAACACCTATGAAACAAccaaccataaaaagaaacaggatagggacgcctgggtggctcgattggttgagcagctgccttcggctcaggtcatgatcccggcatcctgggatcgagtcccacatcgggctccttgccctgcggggagcctgcttctccctctgactctgccttccactctgtctgtgctcgctctcgctcactcgctctctgacaaaaaaaaaaaaagaaagaaacaggatatTGTTAATACTTTAGAAGCC
Proteins encoded in this region:
- the RNF4 gene encoding E3 ubiquitin-protein ligase RNF4 produces the protein MSTRKRRGGTVNSRQAQKRTREAASTPEMALEAEPIELVESAGDEIVDLTCESLEPVVVDLTHNDSVVIVDERRRPRRNARRPRQEHADSCVVSSDDEELSRDRDVYVTTHTPRNTREEAATGLRPSGTVSCPICMDGYSEIVQNGRLIVSTECGHVFCSQCLRDSLKNANTCPTCRKKINHKRYHPIYI